TCGGGCAAGGTGAATCGCAGTTGCATCCTGCGGTAGGCGAAAGCGTCGTGGTGCCTTTTATCAGTGGAATTTTAAATGTTGGTGATGACGTAATGTCTCTACTTGATGGGGATGCATTGCTGAATATGGACAGGATCCTCAGTGAGGGACAGGCATGACACAGCGAGAATTTCTGAGCTTCATTTTAGATGATGAAGAGTATGGCATTCCAATACTGGAAGTACGTGAAGTGCGAGGTTGGAACCCAGTACGAGAGCTTCCCAACGCCCCTCCTTTTGTTTTGGGCTTGCTGGACATTCGTGGCGAATACATTCCGATTGTGGATCTCAAGAATCGTTTGGGATTGGTTCCCGTTGAGATAAATGCAACCACAGTCGTGGTGGTGATTAACACCGCCAACCAACAACCGCTAGGGTTGATCGTGGATGCAGTGGCAGAAGTGTATGCCCTGTCGGATCAGGAGATCAAACCTGCGCCCAGTATTTCAACTGTGATCGGCAGTCAGTATGTCAAAGGGATTGCCGCAATCAAAAACCGACACTTAGTTTTAATTGATATCGATGCGCTGTTTGATGTGAATGCGCTGCGCTTAGGCACCACTGCTGAAAGCACACAATGAGGGAAGACACATGGGATTTTGGAATAATAAGCAACAGGTTGTGCCCCAGTTTGTTGAGCCAGCCAAAGAGAGTGTAACCAGCGAGTTTGAAGAATCGGAAAGCAATGGTGGGTTATCCAACTACCAGCTGTTATCCGCGCTCAATGCAGCAAAGACCGCATTAATGATGATTGATCGGGATTTTCGGATCACCTATTTCAACAATCAAACGCTCAAACTGCTCAAA
This genomic window from Vibrio mimicus contains:
- a CDS encoding chemotaxis protein CheW, with protein sequence MTQREFLSFILDDEEYGIPILEVREVRGWNPVRELPNAPPFVLGLLDIRGEYIPIVDLKNRLGLVPVEINATTVVVVINTANQQPLGLIVDAVAEVYALSDQEIKPAPSISTVIGSQYVKGIAAIKNRHLVLIDIDALFDVNALRLGTTAESTQ